In Desulfobacterales bacterium, a genomic segment contains:
- a CDS encoding prepilin-type N-terminal cleavage/methylation domain-containing protein: MERKVKSMAVSSRGFTLVELLIGIAISSVVVAAAYSVFSSQQKAYTVQQGVVDIQENLRAGLYYLTREIRLAGYNRLEFSTKEAVGIIEAGSGKVRFTMDIYDGVDDDGDGMVVNDVDEIGFCDKALNSPGEDITYALAGDAAGDGVPDMVAAGGTPQPTVLQRNDTLAGGGPDTLVENVEAIAFAYAFDDNDDGRLDFVDTNGNGIQDAGEPTIWAIDTDNDRWLDTSLDTNADGVIDVNDAPGGVALAIADRVPIGQIRAVQIWMLVRSPSRDESLVDQSTYVIGDKRLVANDNFRRRLLTASVVCRNMGG, from the coding sequence ATGGAACGTAAGGTCAAGTCGATGGCGGTGAGCAGCAGGGGTTTTACGCTGGTGGAGTTGCTGATTGGGATTGCAATATCCTCTGTTGTGGTGGCAGCGGCTTACTCCGTCTTCAGCTCTCAACAAAAAGCCTATACGGTTCAGCAGGGGGTGGTCGATATTCAGGAAAATCTGCGGGCCGGATTATATTATTTAACCCGCGAAATTCGGCTGGCTGGATATAATCGTCTCGAATTTTCGACTAAAGAAGCAGTGGGCATTATTGAGGCGGGATCCGGTAAGGTTCGGTTCACTATGGATATATATGATGGCGTGGACGATGACGGGGACGGCATGGTGGTCAATGATGTGGACGAGATCGGATTTTGCGATAAGGCGCTGAATTCACCGGGAGAAGATATTACCTATGCGCTGGCTGGAGACGCCGCGGGGGACGGCGTTCCCGATATGGTTGCCGCGGGGGGGACGCCGCAACCGACGGTTTTGCAAAGGAATGACACGCTGGCCGGAGGAGGTCCCGATACGCTCGTAGAGAATGTGGAGGCCATCGCCTTTGCCTACGCTTTTGATGACAACGATGATGGTAGACTCGATTTTGTGGATACCAATGGTAACGGCATCCAGGATGCCGGGGAGCCGACGATATGGGCGATCGATACGGATAATGATAGATGGCTTGACACAAGTTTGGATACGAATGCCGATGGGGTCATTGACGTGAATGATGCGCCGGGGGGGGTGGCCCTTGCCATTGCCGACCGGGTGCCTATCGGGCAGATTCGGGCGGTTCAAATCTGGATGCTGGTGAGAAGTCCGAGCCGGGATGAAAGCTTGGTGGACCAGTCAACTTATGTGATCGGGGATAAAAGACTGGTCGCGAATGACAACTTCCGAAGGCGCTTGCTCACCGCATCAGTGGTTTGCAGAAATATGGGGGGATAA
- a CDS encoding pilus assembly PilX N-terminal domain-containing protein, whose protein sequence is MKERMDMGAFTAGRYDQKGSVILIVMMVLALVTIIGVSATNMSVVEQKIAGNDKNYKIVFYHAESGNYGMAKWVSRVLDDDEVSLQPTTLHRFELAMGQTGAALKDEAYDYDGAYDSTDDLTYTMKSGRKNPDDGTLQTVTSNVGINLDRLKAQQVKGGGAEFGTGASGVGERAAIEIPYWFTTQAAGSGGARASITSKYIKLLGIPGGL, encoded by the coding sequence ATGAAAGAGAGGATGGATATGGGCGCATTTACAGCCGGCCGCTATGACCAGAAGGGATCCGTGATCCTAATCGTCATGATGGTGTTGGCGCTTGTTACGATTATCGGGGTCAGCGCCACCAACATGTCGGTGGTTGAGCAAAAGATAGCGGGAAATGATAAAAATTATAAGATCGTTTTCTATCATGCCGAAAGCGGGAATTATGGCATGGCTAAATGGGTGTCCCGAGTGCTTGATGATGACGAGGTGTCCTTGCAGCCGACCACTCTCCATAGGTTTGAACTTGCAATGGGGCAGACCGGCGCCGCTCTGAAGGATGAGGCGTATGATTATGATGGCGCGTATGATTCGACAGACGACCTTACTTATACGATGAAGAGCGGTCGGAAGAACCCGGATGACGGGACGCTTCAAACCGTTACGAGCAATGTGGGGATTAACCTCGACCGGTTAAAGGCTCAGCAGGTAAAAGGGGGGGGCGCGGAATTCGGTACTGGTGCATCTGGCGTTGGGGAACGGGCGGCCATTGAAATTCCCTATTGGTTCACCACCCAAGCCGCGGGCTCGGGCGGCGCCAGAGCGTCTATTACGTCAAAGTATATAAAATTGTTGGGTATTCCTGGAGGGTTGTAG
- a CDS encoding prepilin-type N-terminal cleavage/methylation domain-containing protein, whose amino-acid sequence MKIIKPCFGVESVPGVRGKKSIGLDRNGFSIVEVMIGIAIFSIGVLAVANMQISAMQGNTSARQYTEASTWGMDKIETLMMLPYNHSDLNDTDGDGGAGDRGLFDVTAASADHIENDPSGQYTLYWNVAVDDLIERTKTVSVIIIWRGNGMQRSVSMQRVVPEII is encoded by the coding sequence ATGAAGATAATCAAACCTTGTTTCGGCGTTGAAAGTGTGCCGGGTGTGAGAGGAAAGAAGTCTATAGGACTTGACCGGAACGGATTTTCAATTGTCGAAGTGATGATCGGAATTGCGATTTTTTCCATCGGGGTTCTCGCCGTGGCCAATATGCAGATTTCCGCTATGCAGGGGAATACCTCCGCCCGGCAATACACGGAAGCCTCCACTTGGGGAATGGATAAAATCGAAACCCTGATGATGCTTCCCTATAATCATTCGGACCTGAATGACACGGATGGCGACGGCGGTGCGGGGGATCGGGGGCTTTTTGATGTGACCGCGGCAAGCGCTGATCATATCGAAAATGATCCGAGCGGCCAGTACACGCTTTACTGGAATGTAGCGGTGGATGATTTGATCGAGCGCACCAAGACCGTGTCGGTGATTATTATTTGGCGCGGAAACGGCATGCAACGCAGCGTTTCCATGCAGCGAGTGGTGCCGGAGATCATTTGA